The nucleotide sequence TGCCACGCTGGAGGCCGGGTCCACCACGGTGCGGGGGAGGGGCTGCAGATGACGGTCGACCACGACGTGCTTCCCGAGGACGACCGGGCACGCCGGCCGGAGGTCTCACCGGCGGCCCTGTTCGGCTACGCTGCCGCCGCCACCGGCATCTTCGGCTGGTTCCTGTTCGGGCTGCTGGTGCAGCGGCAGGGCTTCGTCGACTCGGTCGGCGAGTCGGCCGGCGCCGCGTTCGCCCTGCTCCTCGCCGTCTCGGTGGTCGGCGCCCTGCGCCGCAACGGCGACTAGTCCTCCAGCACCGCCGCCGTGATCCGGTGCAGCGCGAAGGTGTGCAGCATCTCCGTGCGCTCGTCCTCGGCACGCAGGTAGCCGGCCCCCATCGAGACCGGCCGGACCAGGCGGGACGCGGTCGCCCCGTGCGCGTCGACGTAGCCGACCCAGACCAGCGCCTTGTCCCGTACCGCCTGCTGGAGCACCGCCAGGGCGTCGCTGTGGGTGTGCGCGGGCCCCGGGCCCTTGCGCGTCCCGCGGACCACTTCGGGGGCGCGCCGCGCCGCCCGGGCCGCCGCGTCGCCCCGGCGGATCTGCTCGACCACGCCGAGCAGCCGGGGCATCGGCAGCCGCGGCGCCGCGAGCGGGTCGAGGGTGCGGCCCGCGGCGTGCACCCGGGCCGGCGCCCGCCGCGTCTTCGGCCGAGCGAGCACCGCCGCGCCGCCCGCGTCCTCGGCGACCGGCGCGTAACCGGCGTCGCGCAGCGCGGTCAGCATCCGGTTCACCTGGTACGGGGTGATCAGCACCGTCGGCGCCAGCCGGCGGAAGGCCAGCGCCTCCAGCCGCTTGTCGGCCTGCACCTCGGTGAGCAGTGCCTCGTCGTCGCTGCGTACGTAGCCGCCGGCCGAGCCGACCCGCAGCCCGCCGTGCTTGCGCGCCACGTCGTCCACCAGGTAGGACAGCCCCTGCGGCACCGGGGTACGCGACCGGCGGCGGAACAGCGCGTGCAGGTCGTCGGCCGAGTAGCCGGCATCCAGGGCCCGCCGGACGCTGGCCGTGGTGACCCGGTAGACGCTCGCCCCGCCGGCCGACTCGTGCTCGGCCACCACATCCAGCTCGCCGGCGAGCGCCGGATCGGGCGGGCCGGGCACCACCACGGTGAGGTCGGCCTGCACGAGGAAGTGGTCGACGGGTGCGGGCAGCAGCGCGTCCAGCGCCCGGACCGCGGTGGACGGCTCACCCGACTCCGCCTCGGAGTGCAGCCCCAGCGGGTCGGCGGCCCGCTCGTCGGCGTCGCTCAGCTCGGCCAGCAGCAGCCGCCCGTACGAGGTCAGCGCCCCGAGCCCGGTCACCCCGAGCTGGGCGGCCTCGGCCAGCACCTCGCGGTGCGCCGTCTCCCGCCCCCGGGCGCGCCGGGGCGCCCGCCAGTCCAGCAGCTCCAGCACCTCCTCCGGGGTCGGTGCGGTGCCCGGGGGCAGGTCGGCTAGCTCGGCGAGCACCGAACGCCGGGCGGCCGGCGCGCCGGCGCGTTCCGCCTCGGCGGAGAGCACCGAGATGGGCCGGTCCCGGTCGTCGCGCTGCCCGACCAGGCCCACCTGGCGGGTCATCATCAGCCACGCCCGGGCCAGCTGTTCCCAGCGCTGGGCCAGCGAGGCGGCGCGCCACACCTCGTACCCGCCGGTGGGCAGGATCTGCTGGTCGCCCCCGTACCGCGTGGTGACCGACCCGGTCAGGTCGAGCTCGCCGACCAGCCCGGCCGCGTAGGCCACCTCGAAGAGCAGCGCCGTGGTCGCGTCGTCCAGCCCGATGCCGCGGGCCAGCCGGCGCAGGTCGCGCACGCCCACGCCGCCGGAACGCAGCACCGGGGCCGGCTCGGCGGCCAGGGCCTCGAGCAGCGCCTCGGTGTGCCGGACCACCTCCATGGTCTGCCCGGCGCCGGCCGAGTCGACGGACTTGGCCTCGCGCGGCGGGGTCGACACCTCGGGCGGGGTGGTGCGCAGCGGGCCGAGCGGGCCGGTGTCCCGCCGCAGCAGCAGCCCCACCTCGCGGGGCAGCTCGACGCTGCCGCCCCCCTTGACGGCCGACATCCGCACGAGCAGCCGGTGCTCCACGAGCCAGCGGATCGGGGAGCCGGTGGCCGCCCCGCCGTTGACCAGGTCCGGCGGGAGGACGTCCTCCTCACCGGTCGCGGGGGCCTCCAGCGCGCCCGGGGGCACGGTGCCGACCGGCGGTCCGGCGGCGAGCCGGTCCAGGATCGCCCGGGCCGACGGCGGCGCGGCCAGCAGCGTCCGCCGCAGCTTCGCCGGGTCCGTGCACACGGCCGCCGCGCGCGGGTCCAGCTCCGCGGCCGGGCGACCCAGACCCGCGAGGTACGGGGACACCTCGTCGACGCCGCCCACCACGCGCAGGTCGTGCTCCGGCCCGTACAGGAGGAAGAGCGCGCGGAGCCGGTTCACCGCGCCGCGGACCGCGGCCGGGGCGGGCGGGTGCGGGCCGGAGGTCGCCAGGGCCAGGATGGCCTCGGTGGCGGTGCCGCCGCTCTCCGGGTCCCGGGTGAGGCGGGCGGCGTCCAGGATCTGGAGGGTGAACTGGTCCAGCCCGTCGAGCGCCCGCGCCACGGAGACCCGCGACTGGGCGCGGATGGCGAGGGCGGAGACGTCTGCCGGCACCGGTACGACGAGGTCCGGCCGCAGCTGGAGCAGGGCGGCCAGGGACTCGTCGGGAAGGGTCCGCAGGTGGTCGGCGAATGAGGTGGTCATCGTCGTTCCACGCTAGCCCGGCCGGG is from Micromonospora terminaliae and encodes:
- a CDS encoding helicase-associated domain-containing protein → MTTSFADHLRTLPDESLAALLQLRPDLVVPVPADVSALAIRAQSRVSVARALDGLDQFTLQILDAARLTRDPESGGTATEAILALATSGPHPPAPAAVRGAVNRLRALFLLYGPEHDLRVVGGVDEVSPYLAGLGRPAAELDPRAAAVCTDPAKLRRTLLAAPPSARAILDRLAAGPPVGTVPPGALEAPATGEEDVLPPDLVNGGAATGSPIRWLVEHRLLVRMSAVKGGGSVELPREVGLLLRRDTGPLGPLRTTPPEVSTPPREAKSVDSAGAGQTMEVVRHTEALLEALAAEPAPVLRSGGVGVRDLRRLARGIGLDDATTALLFEVAYAAGLVGELDLTGSVTTRYGGDQQILPTGGYEVWRAASLAQRWEQLARAWLMMTRQVGLVGQRDDRDRPISVLSAEAERAGAPAARRSVLAELADLPPGTAPTPEEVLELLDWRAPRRARGRETAHREVLAEAAQLGVTGLGALTSYGRLLLAELSDADERAADPLGLHSEAESGEPSTAVRALDALLPAPVDHFLVQADLTVVVPGPPDPALAGELDVVAEHESAGGASVYRVTTASVRRALDAGYSADDLHALFRRRSRTPVPQGLSYLVDDVARKHGGLRVGSAGGYVRSDDEALLTEVQADKRLEALAFRRLAPTVLITPYQVNRMLTALRDAGYAPVAEDAGGAAVLARPKTRRAPARVHAAGRTLDPLAAPRLPMPRLLGVVEQIRRGDAAARAARRAPEVVRGTRKGPGPAHTHSDALAVLQQAVRDKALVWVGYVDAHGATASRLVRPVSMGAGYLRAEDERTEMLHTFALHRITAAVLED